In the genome of Hymenobacter taeanensis, one region contains:
- a CDS encoding DUF5683 domain-containing protein: MPGLSDAVAPLLLLAALPLAHASCAQGLASSSAATEKLAWLSATRPQKAGTFSALLPGAGQVYNGQAWKGPLVYGALAGSVYAEVQYWRLYSEYKAGYKTRVQLSRGNTLAIDTGPHSSQEPSDAAQLYRFNSYRTSRDLLLGLNALIYGLQILAAVTIAHLHDFDINENLALRWQPTALPLASSGWAPGLRVALTVRSSNRSS, translated from the coding sequence ATGCCTGGGCTTTCAGATGCGGTAGCTCCCCTCCTGCTGTTGGCGGCGCTACCGCTGGCCCATGCATCCTGCGCACAGGGGCTGGCTTCAAGTTCGGCGGCCACTGAGAAGCTGGCCTGGTTGTCTGCAACTCGGCCGCAGAAAGCGGGCACGTTCTCGGCTTTGTTGCCTGGCGCTGGGCAGGTATATAATGGCCAAGCCTGGAAAGGCCCTCTGGTTTATGGGGCATTAGCAGGCTCCGTATACGCCGAGGTGCAGTATTGGCGGTTGTACAGTGAGTACAAAGCCGGCTACAAAACCAGAGTACAGCTGTCTCGTGGCAACACGCTGGCCATTGATACAGGGCCTCACTCCAGTCAAGAACCCAGTGATGCGGCCCAGCTATACCGTTTCAACTCCTACCGGACATCTCGGGACCTTTTATTAGGACTGAACGCGCTGATATACGGGCTGCAAATTCTGGCTGCTGTCACGATTGCGCACCTGCACGATTTTGACATCAATGAGAACTTAGCGCTCCGCTGGCAACCAACGGCGTTGCCCTTAGCCTCTTCTGGCTGGGCACCTGGCCTACGGGTTGCCCTTACTGTTCGCTCTTCCAACCGTTCCTCATAA
- the cphA gene encoding cyanophycin synthetase: MKIIDLRTMRGPSYWSVKHFKLIVMKVDMQDLADAWSNTVPALAEQLPSLLPELAQPQPMDAGKSAQKNPPLTQEQLTDGEPLGHVIMQTALALQRTAGMPVHWGKSYPAHQEGVEFVVFAYQEERAGRMAAEAAVQVIDDLCHQRSVTIKPIVDELHEIREEEFFGPSTWSIVSEAASRNIPYIQLKNSNIIQLGYGVNQKRIWATTTSYTSHAGVEVAGNKNRTKAMLRDSGVPVPSGTTVYSEDGLRDAIEELGFPIVTKPLDGNHGKGATICIRDWEGAVEGLKAAQVYSRAVIVERFIEGHDYRMLVVDGKLIAAAKRTPAAVKGNGTSTIQELINEVNKDPRRGVGHEKVLTSIKADQHTLDILKTHDLTLDSVLPEGQEVYLKSTANISTGGTATDVTDLVHPYNVLLAERVAGIIGLDICGIDLLTNDIAVPLNETRGAVIEVNAAPGFRMHISPTEGLPRNVAAPVVDMLFPRGSTARIPIMAVTGTNGKTTTTQLIAHVVAAAGHKVGYTTTNGIYIQGVQLQSGDCTGGQSAEFVLKDPTVNFAVLETARGGMLRSGLGFHTCDVAVVTNVAADHLGLRDIYTVEEMATVKGVLPRTVRKDGYAVLNADDDLVYAMREKVECNVALFSMNEHNPRIREHIEHGGLAAVYEEGYITIYKNSYKLRIDHATAFPITFGGRATFNIENSLAAALACYCYGFDKEQIKLALRTFVPSAAKMPGRMNTYQFPDFEVIVDYAHNTHGVGKFAEFLNATEATRKVGVVSGLGDRRDEDTLGFARIAGKMFDEVVLRQDRDLRGKTAEQLKEIMMRGLRLDAPELPITYIENEMEAIDHVLNTAQPGSVIVLFTENIQATIEKLEAYEAKLKAAV; encoded by the coding sequence ATGAAGATTATTGACCTCCGCACGATGCGCGGACCCAGCTACTGGTCCGTTAAGCATTTCAAGCTCATCGTAATGAAAGTCGACATGCAGGACTTGGCCGACGCGTGGTCGAATACAGTTCCCGCATTAGCGGAGCAACTACCAAGCTTGCTGCCGGAGTTGGCGCAGCCCCAACCTATGGATGCGGGCAAATCGGCGCAGAAGAACCCGCCGCTCACTCAGGAGCAGCTGACCGATGGAGAGCCCCTAGGCCACGTAATTATGCAAACAGCCCTGGCATTACAGCGCACGGCTGGTATGCCCGTGCACTGGGGCAAGTCGTATCCGGCGCACCAGGAGGGCGTGGAGTTTGTGGTGTTTGCCTACCAGGAGGAGCGGGCCGGCCGAATGGCCGCTGAGGCCGCCGTACAGGTAATCGACGATTTGTGCCACCAGCGCTCAGTGACTATTAAGCCTATTGTTGATGAGCTGCACGAGATTCGGGAAGAGGAGTTCTTTGGGCCCAGCACCTGGAGCATTGTATCGGAGGCAGCCTCGCGTAACATTCCCTACATCCAGCTTAAGAACAGCAACATCATTCAGCTAGGCTACGGGGTTAACCAGAAGCGCATTTGGGCTACCACCACCAGCTACACCTCACACGCCGGGGTGGAGGTAGCTGGTAACAAGAACCGAACAAAGGCAATGCTCCGAGACTCGGGGGTGCCAGTGCCGAGTGGTACTACGGTGTACTCTGAGGATGGCCTGCGCGATGCCATTGAGGAGTTGGGTTTTCCCATTGTGACCAAGCCACTGGATGGAAACCATGGCAAAGGGGCTACTATCTGCATTCGGGACTGGGAAGGAGCGGTAGAAGGGTTGAAAGCGGCTCAGGTATACTCCCGGGCAGTGATAGTAGAACGCTTTATTGAGGGCCACGACTACCGGATGCTGGTAGTGGATGGGAAGCTCATTGCAGCGGCCAAGCGCACGCCAGCGGCCGTGAAAGGCAACGGTACCAGCACCATTCAGGAGCTGATCAACGAAGTAAACAAGGACCCGCGCCGGGGCGTAGGCCACGAGAAGGTGCTAACCAGCATCAAGGCCGACCAACACACCCTGGATATCCTGAAAACGCATGATCTCACGCTCGATTCAGTACTGCCAGAGGGCCAGGAAGTGTACCTCAAGAGTACGGCCAACATCAGCACCGGCGGCACTGCCACCGATGTAACTGACCTAGTACACCCCTATAACGTGCTGCTAGCTGAGCGAGTAGCCGGTATCATTGGCCTCGATATCTGTGGCATTGACTTGCTGACCAATGATATTGCCGTGCCGCTAAATGAAACCCGGGGCGCGGTAATTGAGGTAAACGCAGCCCCCGGTTTCCGGATGCACATTTCGCCGACGGAGGGCCTACCCCGTAACGTGGCGGCACCCGTGGTGGATATGCTTTTCCCGCGCGGCAGCACGGCTCGCATTCCCATTATGGCCGTAACGGGCACTAACGGCAAGACCACCACTACCCAATTGATTGCGCATGTGGTAGCAGCGGCAGGCCATAAAGTAGGCTATACCACCACCAACGGTATCTACATTCAGGGGGTGCAGCTGCAAAGCGGCGACTGCACGGGTGGGCAAAGCGCCGAGTTTGTGCTCAAAGACCCCACGGTAAACTTTGCGGTGCTAGAAACCGCCCGGGGTGGCATGCTCCGCTCGGGGTTGGGCTTTCATACCTGCGATGTGGCTGTGGTTACAAACGTGGCCGCCGACCACCTAGGCCTCCGCGACATTTACACCGTGGAAGAAATGGCCACTGTAAAAGGCGTACTGCCGCGGACGGTGCGTAAAGACGGGTATGCGGTGCTCAACGCCGACGACGACCTCGTGTATGCTATGCGCGAGAAGGTAGAGTGCAATGTGGCCCTGTTTAGCATGAACGAGCACAACCCACGCATTCGGGAGCACATTGAGCATGGCGGCCTGGCTGCGGTATATGAAGAAGGTTACATCACCATCTACAAGAACAGCTATAAGCTCCGCATCGACCACGCTACTGCTTTCCCCATTACGTTCGGGGGGCGGGCTACTTTCAACATCGAGAACTCCTTGGCGGCAGCGTTGGCTTGTTATTGCTATGGGTTCGATAAAGAGCAAATTAAGCTGGCTCTGCGCACCTTCGTGCCATCGGCGGCAAAGATGCCCGGCCGCATGAACACCTACCAGTTCCCCGACTTTGAGGTCATAGTCGACTACGCCCACAATACGCACGGAGTAGGGAAGTTCGCGGAGTTCCTGAATGCTACGGAAGCCACACGTAAGGTTGGCGTGGTTTCTGGCCTTGGCGACCGGCGCGACGAAGACACACTCGGCTTTGCTAGAATTGCCGGTAAGATGTTCGATGAAGTGGTGCTACGCCAAGACCGCGACCTGCGCGGAAAAACCGCCGAGCAGCTCAAGGAAATCATGATGCGGGGCCTGCGCCTTGACGCCCCCGAGCTGCCCATCACGTACATTGAAAACGAGATGGAAGCCATTGATCATGTGCTGAACACGGCCCAGCCCGGCTCCGTGATTGTGCTGTTCACTGAGAACATTCAAGCCACTATTGAGAAGCTGGAAGCGTATGAAGCCAAGCTGAAGGCAGCAGTATAA
- a CDS encoding DUF5683 domain-containing protein, translated as MPLKFQPRGLLIWLVTLVMALSTLTGQAQTVTEGPDSARVATPDVNDSLRRTEKLFGWRVTRPQKAALLALVLPGSGQIYNHQYWKLPLVYGGLGGVGYGLVFYQTRYREYVDGKNQFIKAQNAGAPIPLADLKGSNVSQETSITNVQRGIVFYRRNRDTFIAYTAVIYGITILDALVAAHLRDFDISEDISMRLDPAVMPSSSFKQPATGLALTFTLK; from the coding sequence ATGCCCCTCAAATTCCAGCCCCGCGGGCTGCTCATTTGGCTGGTTACGCTCGTGATGGCTCTCAGCACCCTAACGGGGCAGGCACAAACCGTTACGGAAGGTCCCGACTCGGCCCGCGTAGCTACGCCCGACGTGAACGACTCATTGCGCCGCACAGAGAAGCTCTTTGGCTGGCGCGTAACACGGCCGCAGAAGGCAGCGCTGCTGGCTTTGGTATTACCCGGCTCCGGTCAGATTTACAATCACCAGTACTGGAAGCTGCCGCTGGTATATGGTGGCCTAGGAGGCGTTGGTTACGGGCTCGTGTTTTACCAGACCCGCTACAGGGAGTACGTCGACGGCAAAAACCAATTCATCAAAGCCCAGAATGCGGGTGCCCCTATACCCTTAGCTGATCTTAAGGGTTCGAACGTAAGTCAGGAAACCAGTATTACGAACGTGCAGCGGGGCATTGTTTTCTACCGGCGCAACCGCGACACGTTTATTGCTTACACGGCGGTAATATACGGCATCACTATTCTGGATGCGCTGGTTGCCGCTCACCTCCGCGACTTCGACATCAGTGAGGATATAAGCATGCGCTTAGATCCGGCCGTTATGCCGTCGTCGAGTTTTAAGCAGCCAGCCACTGGCCTGGCGCTGACCTTTACTTTAAAATAA
- a CDS encoding O-methyltransferase: MLFQILSYLRFLLQSGNTHGLHSPFVFSLYAHVIGHDGNFAAYKPIEARRQELLQSAKSIQVHDFGAGSHTGAGRTRRIRDIARTAAKSRPLAQLLFRLVNAFQPRTIVELGTSLGLTTSYLAAADSRASVLTFEGCPQTATVARETFTALGLRNINLQEGNLDDTLAPALAALNAPVDFVFFDGNHRFEPTLRYFELMNAHRTEDSVFVLDDIHWSEEMTRAWEAIKQHPEVTLTIDLFFIGLVFFRRKQPKQHFLLRFDNLLDKLLERTQRFSA; this comes from the coding sequence TTGCTTTTTCAAATTCTCAGCTACCTCCGGTTTTTGTTGCAGTCGGGCAACACGCATGGGCTACACTCTCCCTTTGTTTTTAGCCTGTACGCGCACGTGATTGGCCACGATGGAAATTTTGCGGCATACAAACCCATTGAAGCCCGGCGCCAGGAGCTGCTACAAAGCGCAAAGAGCATTCAAGTACACGACTTTGGCGCTGGCTCGCATACGGGCGCGGGCCGCACACGCCGCATCCGTGATATTGCCCGCACAGCGGCTAAATCACGCCCGCTAGCTCAGCTCCTGTTCCGGTTAGTGAATGCATTTCAGCCCCGCACCATTGTTGAGCTCGGCACATCCTTGGGGCTCACTACCTCCTACCTCGCTGCCGCCGACTCAAGGGCCAGTGTACTCACTTTCGAAGGATGCCCCCAAACGGCCACGGTGGCAAGAGAAACATTCACGGCCCTAGGCCTACGCAATATTAACCTTCAGGAAGGCAACCTCGACGACACTCTGGCTCCTGCTCTGGCAGCCCTTAACGCGCCCGTAGATTTTGTCTTTTTTGACGGCAACCACCGTTTCGAGCCCACCCTACGCTATTTTGAGTTGATGAATGCGCACCGAACTGAGGACAGCGTATTTGTGCTGGATGACATTCATTGGTCGGAGGAAATGACCAGGGCCTGGGAGGCCATTAAACAGCATCCGGAGGTTACGCTGACTATCGATCTATTCTTTATCGGGCTGGTCTTCTTTCGGCGCAAGCAACCAAAACAGCATTTCCTGCTACGGTTTGACAACCTGCTGGATAAGTTGCTGGAACGCACCCAGCGCTTCTCTGCTTAA
- the dapB gene encoding 4-hydroxy-tetrahydrodipicolinate reductase — MKLLLIGYGKMGRAIEAQAIARGHQVVGIVDPTHPNVHITGFTAATADVAIEFTHPDAAFQNVQACLRQGIPVVCGSTGWLHHFPEAQALSQQTGTPLFYASNYSIGVNLFFHFNEYIAAKMHQFGGYDVQVREIHHTQKVDQPSGTALTAAEGILRHFPNKTTWRNEPTQTSEELAIISEREGAVVGTHIVTYTSPADSIELKHEAHSRDGFVQGALLAAEWLPGHQGVFGMKDLLGL; from the coding sequence ATGAAGCTTCTTCTGATCGGCTACGGCAAAATGGGCCGGGCCATCGAGGCACAGGCCATTGCCCGGGGCCACCAGGTTGTTGGTATTGTAGATCCCACGCACCCCAACGTACACATCACTGGTTTCACGGCTGCCACGGCTGATGTAGCCATTGAATTCACCCACCCCGATGCGGCCTTCCAAAATGTGCAGGCTTGTTTGCGCCAGGGCATCCCGGTGGTGTGCGGCTCTACCGGCTGGCTGCATCACTTCCCCGAGGCGCAGGCGCTAAGCCAGCAGACGGGTACTCCTCTGTTTTATGCGTCCAACTACAGCATAGGTGTAAATCTGTTCTTCCACTTCAATGAATATATCGCAGCCAAAATGCACCAGTTTGGGGGCTATGACGTGCAAGTGCGGGAGATTCATCATACCCAGAAGGTAGACCAGCCCAGCGGTACCGCGCTAACGGCCGCCGAAGGTATTCTGCGTCACTTCCCCAACAAAACTACCTGGCGCAATGAGCCCACCCAAACCTCAGAAGAGCTAGCCATTATCTCGGAGCGGGAAGGCGCGGTAGTGGGTACGCACATTGTTACTTACACCTCCCCCGCCGACAGCATTGAGCTGAAGCACGAAGCCCACTCCCGCGACGGGTTTGTGCAGGGCGCCTTGCTGGCCGCTGAGTGGCTGCCCGGCCACCAGGGAGTATTTGGCATGAAGGATTTGCTTGGCCTGTAG
- the kdsA gene encoding 3-deoxy-8-phosphooctulonate synthase, translating to MLQTLANTLPHFRNTNSGQFFLMAGPCVIEGEDMALRIAEQVRQITDRLQIPYIFKGSYRKANRSRLDSYTGIGDEKALRILEKVGREIGVPTVTDIHESEEAAMAAEFVDVLQIPAFLCRQTDLLIAAAKTGKVVNVKKGQFLSGESMQFAVDKVRQSGNENVILTDRGNSFGYSDLVVDFRNLPVMREFGVPVVMDVTHSLQQPNQSSGVTGGKPALIETIAKAAIAVGADGLFIETHPTPASAKSDGANMLSLDRLEALLVKLTRVREAVR from the coding sequence ATGCTGCAAACTCTCGCTAATACCCTGCCTCATTTCCGCAATACTAATTCCGGCCAGTTTTTTCTGATGGCGGGCCCCTGCGTGATTGAAGGCGAAGACATGGCCTTACGCATTGCCGAGCAGGTCCGTCAAATAACTGATAGGCTTCAAATACCGTACATCTTCAAAGGCTCTTACCGCAAGGCCAACCGCTCCCGGCTAGACTCCTACACCGGCATTGGCGACGAGAAAGCCCTGCGTATTCTGGAGAAGGTGGGCCGCGAAATTGGGGTGCCTACGGTAACCGATATCCATGAGTCGGAGGAGGCCGCCATGGCTGCTGAGTTCGTGGATGTACTACAAATTCCGGCATTTCTATGCCGCCAGACCGATTTGCTGATTGCGGCCGCTAAAACGGGAAAAGTAGTAAACGTAAAAAAAGGCCAGTTCCTGTCGGGTGAGTCGATGCAGTTTGCCGTGGATAAAGTGCGTCAATCGGGCAACGAGAACGTTATCCTGACTGACCGCGGCAACTCTTTTGGGTACTCTGATCTGGTAGTAGACTTCCGGAACCTGCCGGTAATGCGCGAGTTTGGCGTGCCCGTGGTGATGGACGTGACCCACTCTCTGCAGCAGCCTAACCAAAGCAGCGGCGTAACCGGAGGCAAACCAGCCCTCATTGAAACCATTGCCAAGGCGGCAATTGCAGTAGGGGCCGATGGCCTGTTTATTGAAACCCACCCAACGCCCGCCAGCGCTAAATCAGATGGTGCTAACATGCTGTCCCTTGATCGGCTGGAGGCGTTGCTGGTGAAGCTTACGCGGGTGCGGGAAGCAGTTCGCTAG
- a CDS encoding SAM-dependent methyltransferase codes for MQPGITLDAAYWQQRYATSQTAWDTGAVTPPLQDYFAQLGAPDARRVLIPGAGRAYEAEYLHHAGYPNIFVAEVAAAPLQDLLQRVPDFPPSHLLQQDFFQLPATPPYDMIVEQTFFCALDPSLRPAYARQCAHLLRPGGTLVGLLFDTTFSQPGPPFGGSREEYRAYFEPYFKFVHFETATNSIGPRQGRELFICLRKK; via the coding sequence ATGCAACCAGGTATTACCCTTGATGCTGCGTATTGGCAGCAGCGTTACGCTACCAGCCAAACGGCCTGGGATACTGGTGCGGTAACGCCACCTCTGCAAGATTATTTTGCGCAGCTAGGGGCGCCAGATGCCCGTCGGGTCCTGATTCCGGGCGCGGGCCGGGCCTACGAAGCTGAGTATCTGCATCATGCAGGCTATCCAAATATTTTTGTGGCGGAAGTAGCGGCAGCACCCCTGCAGGACTTGTTGCAACGGGTGCCAGACTTTCCTCCCAGTCATTTACTGCAACAGGATTTTTTTCAGTTGCCAGCCACGCCACCGTATGATATGATTGTGGAGCAAACATTCTTCTGTGCCCTCGATCCTAGCCTTCGGCCAGCGTATGCCCGGCAGTGTGCTCACTTGCTCCGGCCGGGAGGTACGCTGGTTGGGCTACTATTTGATACTACCTTTAGCCAGCCTGGGCCCCCGTTTGGCGGCTCCCGGGAAGAGTACCGGGCGTACTTTGAGCCGTACTTCAAGTTCGTCCATTTCGAGACAGCCACTAATTCCATTGGGCCACGCCAAGGGCGCGAGCTGTTTATATGTTTAAGGAAGAAGTAG
- the apaG gene encoding Co2+/Mg2+ efflux protein ApaG, with product MNTTTTQGVTVSVTTNYLPDYSSPGQEHYVFAYKIDIRNDSEFTVKLLRRHWYIYDANGAVREVEGEGVVGQQPVLEPGESHQYVSGCNLKSGLGKMRGSYQMERLMDGSEFAVEIPEFTLVVPYRLN from the coding sequence ATGAATACGACCACAACACAGGGTGTCACCGTTAGCGTAACCACCAATTACCTGCCCGATTATTCGAGCCCAGGTCAAGAGCATTACGTTTTCGCCTATAAAATTGATATCCGCAACGACAGCGAATTTACCGTTAAGCTACTGCGCCGGCATTGGTACATATACGATGCCAATGGAGCCGTGCGCGAAGTAGAGGGCGAAGGCGTAGTAGGCCAGCAACCGGTGCTTGAGCCCGGCGAGTCGCACCAGTATGTTTCGGGGTGCAACCTCAAGTCGGGCCTCGGTAAAATGCGGGGCTCTTACCAAATGGAGCGCCTGATGGACGGCAGTGAGTTTGCCGTTGAAATACCGGAGTTTACGCTCGTAGTACCTTATCGTCTGAACTAA
- a CDS encoding ParB/RepB/Spo0J family partition protein translates to MSEKNEDKAMPAAAKRKIGGLGRGLNALIEGSYEKKSERLGLVPHPVNSVGLIAVNQIEANPYQPRTHFDQQALQDLAESIKVQGIIQPVTVRQMGTNVYQLISGERRLQASKLAGLDAIPAYIRKADDQQMLEMALIENIQRENLNAIEIALSYQRLVSECNLKQEELGDRVGKNRSTVTNYLRLLKLPPDIQIGLRDNVISMGHARALVNVEDMEQQLGLFRRIVAEDLSVRRVEQLVRAGSAAPTEGEKKASQPAEPVVPAAELRRTERHLTERFGSRVLVKPGPQGRGEIKIAFDSVEDMQRILHILQPA, encoded by the coding sequence CGAAGATAAAGCAATGCCGGCAGCGGCCAAACGCAAAATTGGTGGCCTAGGCCGTGGCTTGAACGCCCTGATTGAAGGCAGCTACGAAAAGAAAAGCGAGCGGTTGGGCCTGGTGCCTCACCCCGTTAATTCGGTGGGCCTGATTGCCGTAAACCAGATTGAGGCTAACCCCTACCAGCCCCGGACGCACTTCGATCAGCAGGCCCTCCAGGACCTAGCCGAAAGCATCAAGGTGCAGGGCATCATTCAGCCCGTGACGGTGCGCCAGATGGGCACCAACGTCTACCAGCTGATTTCGGGGGAGCGGCGTTTGCAGGCTTCCAAACTCGCTGGCCTCGATGCTATTCCGGCGTACATCCGCAAGGCCGACGACCAGCAGATGCTGGAGATGGCCCTAATTGAGAACATTCAGCGGGAAAACCTCAACGCCATTGAAATTGCTCTGAGCTACCAGCGGCTGGTGAGCGAGTGCAACCTCAAGCAGGAAGAACTTGGCGACCGGGTAGGCAAGAATCGTTCAACGGTTACTAACTACCTGCGCCTGCTTAAGCTGCCGCCCGATATTCAAATTGGTTTGCGCGACAATGTTATCAGCATGGGCCATGCCCGCGCGCTGGTGAACGTAGAAGACATGGAGCAGCAGCTAGGCCTGTTCCGCCGCATCGTGGCCGAAGACCTTTCCGTACGCCGGGTAGAGCAGCTGGTGCGTGCGGGTAGCGCGGCCCCAACTGAAGGCGAGAAGAAAGCCTCGCAGCCCGCTGAGCCGGTGGTACCGGCCGCCGAGCTGCGCCGTACCGAGCGTCACCTCACCGAGCGTTTCGGTAGCCGCGTATTGGTAAAACCCGGTCCGCAGGGTCGTGGTGAAATCAAGATTGCTTTCGACTCAGTAGAGGACATGCAGCGCATTCTGCATATTCTGCAGCCTGCTTAA
- the lepB gene encoding signal peptidase I, with translation MAVQSWEKYLEKNKPAPAPVPTNGKPKKQKGAFREWGDAILFAVVAATLIRWATFEAYTIPTPSMEHSLLVGDYLFVSKLHYGPRTPQTPLQVPLTHQTIWGTSIKSYSDAIQLTSHRLPGFSSVKNNDVVVFNVPTEAEHPADLRTNYIKRCIGIPGDVLTIVNGQVSVNGKPAKNYPEMQSSYFLQVPQYTDDIVGDFKKYGVVNYDDTEAGIPFGGVHPTYGPGYQVNMTPAAVAFFKQQPYVKGVIDLKTPPGQPEPGQQVFPNNPDAPYSQPLANPPFPTWNKDNYGPIQVPREGQTVQLTPQNTPLYQKIILRYEHNEGVELNANGVITQNGQPLTSYTFKQDYYFMMGDNRHNSLDSRFWGFVPEDHIVGKAVLIWLSVDPYGSFLHKIRWNRLFNLVN, from the coding sequence ATGGCTGTACAATCCTGGGAGAAATACCTCGAGAAAAATAAACCCGCTCCGGCGCCCGTTCCTACTAACGGCAAGCCGAAGAAGCAGAAAGGCGCCTTCCGGGAATGGGGCGACGCTATTCTGTTTGCGGTAGTAGCGGCTACGCTCATCCGCTGGGCTACGTTTGAGGCCTACACCATCCCAACGCCCTCCATGGAGCATTCGCTGCTGGTAGGCGATTATCTGTTTGTGAGCAAGTTGCATTACGGTCCGCGCACCCCGCAAACCCCGTTGCAGGTCCCGCTCACGCACCAAACCATCTGGGGCACTAGCATCAAGAGCTACTCCGATGCTATTCAGTTGACCAGTCACCGCCTGCCAGGTTTTTCCTCCGTGAAAAATAATGATGTGGTAGTGTTTAACGTACCCACGGAAGCTGAGCATCCCGCCGACCTGCGTACCAACTATATTAAACGCTGTATTGGTATTCCGGGTGACGTACTGACCATCGTCAACGGCCAGGTGTCGGTGAACGGTAAGCCCGCCAAGAACTACCCTGAAATGCAGAGTAGCTATTTCCTGCAGGTGCCGCAGTATACTGATGACATTGTGGGCGATTTTAAGAAGTATGGCGTAGTGAACTACGACGATACCGAGGCCGGAATACCTTTTGGAGGCGTTCATCCCACGTATGGCCCCGGCTACCAAGTAAACATGACGCCGGCAGCCGTAGCTTTCTTTAAGCAGCAGCCCTACGTAAAAGGAGTTATCGACCTCAAAACGCCTCCTGGCCAACCTGAGCCCGGTCAGCAGGTGTTTCCCAACAACCCCGATGCGCCTTACAGCCAGCCCCTGGCTAATCCGCCATTCCCCACCTGGAATAAGGATAACTACGGCCCCATTCAAGTGCCCAGGGAAGGCCAAACGGTGCAACTTACCCCCCAAAACACCCCGCTATACCAGAAAATTATTCTGCGTTATGAGCACAATGAAGGTGTAGAGCTTAATGCCAACGGTGTTATTACCCAGAACGGTCAGCCACTCACAAGCTACACCTTCAAGCAGGATTACTACTTCATGATGGGCGACAACCGCCACAACTCCCTGGACTCCCGCTTCTGGGGCTTCGTGCCTGAAGACCACATTGTGGGTAAGGCGGTGCTCATCTGGTTATCAGTTGATCCATATGGGTCTTTCCTTCACAAGATTCGTTGGAACCGCTTGTTCAACTTGGTAAACTAG
- the ung gene encoding uracil-DNA glycosylase: MSVKIEESWRNVLHAEFEKPYFQHLIAFVKGEYATATVYPPGPLIFHAFDACPFDKVKVVILGQDPYHGKGQAHGLSFSVAEGVRTPPSLQNIFKELQSDLPDTPPAPNGNLDRWAEQGVLLLNATLTVRGAEPGSHQKKGWEQFTDAVIQKISEEKEHVVFILWGAYAQKKGEIIDARKHLVLKAAHPSPYAADRGFFGSKPFSQTNAYLVKNGLAPIKW, from the coding sequence ATGTCCGTAAAGATAGAAGAAAGCTGGCGCAACGTACTCCATGCCGAGTTCGAAAAACCGTATTTTCAGCACCTAATTGCCTTTGTAAAAGGCGAGTATGCAACTGCCACTGTTTACCCACCTGGTCCGCTGATTTTTCATGCGTTTGATGCCTGCCCTTTCGATAAAGTGAAGGTGGTAATTCTAGGCCAGGACCCGTACCACGGCAAAGGGCAAGCCCACGGCCTGAGCTTCTCAGTGGCCGAAGGTGTCCGGACACCCCCTTCGCTCCAGAACATTTTCAAGGAGTTGCAGAGTGACCTGCCAGATACGCCCCCAGCGCCCAACGGCAACCTCGACCGCTGGGCCGAGCAGGGGGTGCTGCTACTAAATGCTACGCTTACTGTACGCGGCGCAGAACCAGGCAGCCACCAGAAAAAAGGCTGGGAGCAATTCACGGATGCGGTAATCCAGAAGATATCGGAGGAGAAAGAACACGTGGTCTTTATTCTCTGGGGAGCATACGCTCAAAAGAAGGGCGAAATCATTGATGCCCGCAAACACCTCGTGCTTAAGGCCGCGCATCCCTCCCCATATGCTGCCGACCGGGGGTTCTTCGGCTCCAAGCCATTCAGCCAAACAAATGCCTACTTAGTAAAGAATGGCCTGGCTCCCATCAAGTGGTAA